From Pristiophorus japonicus isolate sPriJap1 chromosome 7, sPriJap1.hap1, whole genome shotgun sequence, one genomic window encodes:
- the pou3f2b gene encoding POU domain, class 3, transcription factor 2, translating to MATTASNHYITSGNILTSNSIVHAEPGSMQQGTAYRDAQKLVQNDYMQSNGHPLSHAHQWLTALSHAEGSPWSAGVAASPLGQQDIKPSVQAGRDDLHSGGTLHHRPPHMVHQHGNHHGAWGNSNSAHIPSMTSNGQSLIYSQPGFTVNGMINPATTQGMHHGLREAHEEQHHGDHGQHHQQQHHQQQQHHQHQHQGHDHSDEDTPTSDDLEQFAKQFKQRRIKLGFTQADVGLALGTLYGNVFSQTTICRFEALQLSFKNMCKLKPLLNKWLEEADSSSGSPTSIDKIAAQGRKRKKRTSIEVSVKGALESHFLKCPKPSAQEITSLADSLQLEKEVVRVWFCNRRQKEKRMTPPGGAHPGAEDVYGARDTPPSHHGVQTSVQ from the coding sequence ATGGCGACCACAGCATCTAATCATTACATTACGAGCGGCAACATCCTCACCTCCAACTCCATCGTGCACGCCGAGCCGGGGAGCATGCAACAAGGGACAGCCTACAGGGATGCACAGAAACTGGTCCAGAACGATTACATGCAAAGCAACGGGCACCCTCTCAGCCACGCTCACCAATGGTTAACGGCTCTCTCTCACGCCGAGGGGTCTCCGTGGTCGGCCGGCGTGGCGGCCAGTCCCCTCGGCCAGCAGGACATCAAGCCGTCGGTGCAAGCGGGCAGGGACGATCTCCACAGCGGGGGCACCCTGCACCACCGACCCCCTCACATGGTCCACCAGCACGGCAACCACCACGGAGCATGGGGCAACAGCAACTCAGCCCACATCCCCAGCATGACATCCAACGGCCAGAGCCTCATCTATTCCCAGCCGGGCTTCACGGTCAACGGCATGATCAACCCGGCAACCACCCAAGGCATGCACCACGGGCTCAGGGAAGCCCACGAGGAACAGCACCACGGGGACCATGGCCAACACCACCAGCAGCAACATCATCAACAGCAACAGCACCATCAGCACCAGCATCAGGGTCACGATCACTCGGACGAGGACACCCCTACCTCGGACGATTTGGAGCAGTTCGCCAAGCAGTTCAAACAGAGGAGGATCAAGCTCGGATTTACCCAGGCCGATGTGGGACTAGCTCTTGGGACCCTCTATGGCAACGTCTTCTCGCAGACCACCATCTGCAGGTTCGAAGCGCTGCAGCTGAGCTTTAAAAACATGTGCAAACTCAAACCCTTGTTGAACAAGTGGCTGGAGGAGGCTGACTCTTCGTCTGGGAGTCCCACCAGCATAGACAAAATTGCTGCCCAGGGCAGGAAGAGGAAAAAGAGGACCTCTATCGAGGTGAGCGTCAAGGGGGCTTTGGAGAGCCATTTTTTGAAGTGCCCCAAGCCCTCGGCCCAGGAGATCACCTCTCTGGCGGACAGTCTGCAGCTGGAAAAGGAGGTGGTCAGGGTTTGGTTTTGTAACAGAAGACAAAAAGAGAAACGAATGACTCCACCCGGAGGAGCTCACCCCGGAGCCGAGGATGTATATGGGGCCAGAGACACTCCACCGTCACATCATGGGGTTCAgacttctgtacagtga